A stretch of Anoplopoma fimbria isolate UVic2021 breed Golden Eagle Sablefish chromosome 4, Afim_UVic_2022, whole genome shotgun sequence DNA encodes these proteins:
- the clint1a gene encoding clathrin interactor 1a isoform X2 has product MLNMWKVRELVDKATNVVMNYSEVESKVREATNDDSWGPSGQLMTEISRATFMYEQFPEVMNMLWARMLRDNKKNWRRVYKSLLLLAHLIRNGSERVVTSAREHLYDLRSLESYHFVDENGKDQGVNVRQKVKEMVDFVQDDERLREERKKSKKNKDKYIGVSSDSMGYRNYRDRYDSNDGKGKWDDDWERNKGQFPFSEKLGEISDKIGSTIDDTISRFRKKERDDSPDRFSDNEEDRSRSSHNGQPGKEFKDEEETVTTKSVHIVQATETTATRKRGGVPSKIVDLGAAAHYVGDKSPVTTTKQPAAPQPSSAALADLFMVDSTPSQPAPTDLISGFADFSSPAASVGIPSVSAAPSSGSNGEFGEWNAFPGGQMPASAQTVDTGGNDLFGGMTGPAAALAPAPASGSADLFDLMGPTQSLSSSQSLNFSMSSTQSMSATVLPQSRSQPLQNIGGPLQPQSVLSLQPVQQGGASQGAGAKAALPSTWSETSVNINLDFLGPGAHPPKQNQPTLNTLQHGNQVPANMLAQGFSSMSIGTTAVRPPVNPMMHPGAGMGMGMGMGMGMAPNQGMMGMGMNMGMPQGGMAMGMPNAMGMGMGMNTGMVQQPKHDAFADFGNFGK; this is encoded by the exons ATGCTGAACATGTGGAAGGTTCGGGAGTTGGTTGACAAAGC AACCAATGTGGTGATGAACTACTCAGAGGTGGAGTCTAAAGTCAGAGAGGCCACCAATGACGACTCATGGGGACCATCGGGACAACTGATGACTGAAATCTCCAG AGCCACCTTCATGTATGAGCAGTTCCCAGAGGTGATGAACATGCTGTGGGCCCGCATGCTGAGAGATAACAAGAAGAACTGGCGGAGAGTCTACAAG TCCCTGCTACTGCTGGCCCATCTAATCAGGAATGGATCAGAGAGGGTTGTTACCAGTGCCAGAGAACACCTGTATGACCTTAGATCATTAGAAAGCTACCACTTTGTAG ATGAGAATGGGAAGGACCAAGGTGTGAATGTGCGTCAGAAGGTGAAGGAGATGGTGGATTTTGTCCAGGATGACGAGAGGCTAAGGGAAGAACGGAAAAAgtcaaagaagaacaaagacaaatacatcGGGGTATCCTCAGACAGTATGGGTTACCGAAATTACA GGGACAGGTACGACTCCAACGATGGCAAGGGAAAGTGGGACGACGACTGGGAGAGGAATAAAGGGCAATTCCCCTTCAGCGAGAAATTGGGGGAGATCAGCGACAAAATCGGCAGCACCATTGACGATACCATAAGCAGATTtaggaagaaggagagagatgacTCACCAGATCGATTTAG TGACAACGAGGAGGACCGGAGTCGCTCGTCTCACAATGGCCAGCCAGGAAAAGAATtcaaagatgaagaggagactGTAACCACCAAGAGTGTACACATAGTCCAAGCAACAGAGACTACAGCAACACGGAAGAGAGGAGGGGTCCCTTCTAAGATAGTAGACTTGGGAGCCGCAGCCCACTATGTGGGAGATAAGAGCCCAGTCACCACCACCAAACAG CCAGCAGCCCCCCAGCCCTCCAGTGCTGCCCTAGCTGACCTATTTATGGTGGACTCGACACCGAGCCAGCCTGCTCCCACAG ACCTGATCAGTGGATTTGCTGACTTCTCCTCACCTGCTGCCTCCGTCGGCATCCCTTCAGTATCTG CAGCACCTTCCTCGGGCAGTAATGGAGAATTTGGAGAGTGGAACGCCTTCCCTGGAGGTCAGATGCCAGCGTCTGCTCAGACTGTTGACACCGGCGGAAATGACCTTTTTGGAGGCATGACGGGTCCTGCCGCCGCCCTCGCCCCGGCCCCGGCTTCAGGCTCAGCCGACCTGTTTGACTTGATGGGGCCCACCCAATCCCTCAGCTCCTCCCAGAGCCTCAACTTTAGCATGAGCAGCACACAGAGCATGAGCGCCACAGTCCTGCCCCAGTCTAGGTCACAG CCCCTACAGAACATCGGGGGTCCTCTTCAACCGCAGTCTGTCCTGTCCCTCCAGCCTGTGCAGCAGGGAGGGGCCTCTCAAGGTGCCGGCGCCAAAGCAGCCCTCCCTTCCACCTGGTCAGAGACCTCAGTTAACATCAACTTGGACTTCCTGGGCCCAGGAGCACACCCACCCAAGCAAAACCAGCCCACCCTCAACACCCTCCAGCACG GCAACCAGGTACCTGCCAACATGCTCGCCCAGGGATTTTCCAGTATGAGCATTGGAACTACAGCAGTCAGACCGCCTGTTAATCCTATGATGCACCCTGGCGCTGGCATGGGGATGGgcatggggatggggatggggatggccCCCAACCAGGGCATGATGGGGATGGGCATGAACATGGGGATGCCACAAGGAGGTATGGCCATGGGGATGCCCAATGCTATGGGGATGGGAATGGGAATGAACACTGGAATGGTCCAACAGCCCAAACACGATGCCTTCGCTGACTTCGGCAACTTTGGAAAGTGA